The following coding sequences lie in one Flavobacterium sediminis genomic window:
- a CDS encoding T9SS type A sorting domain-containing protein, whose product MKQSLLLISLIFGINISVKSQMYVSPGTSVLVNDQFLYVKADIRLDDTSRMYLRNQSQLLQATTSIGLNTGTGLLSVFQEGTSDNFQYNYWCSPVGFPGGTLNNMFGITQLYRPTGLTTSTQVGIAPYSQFDGVADPLTVASRWIYKFSASNSYSQWVYVGASHAVNPGLGFTMKGVSGTDNLIADPAEGVENNPGNAQRYDFRGKPYDGNISNAVATDNLTLIGNPYSSAIDLNSFLMDPLNAAYINGQAYFWEQSSTTHFVSEYDGGYGIYNPGTGIYTPADFWNYDGEGSQETDLGGTGVVYQRRFSPIGQGFMVKGVANGNVVMRNRYRVYVKEGAVNLSEFQRGGAVSQREGVESEYFERIPNIAGIDYTKIKKTTSPYIRVNTIYNDQATHPSTIAFDDHATNGFDYGYDGQSASENASKGFYYIVEDSPFEYVATAIKFDIDVKIPVGFRCDEETNFKVQVEGVYSGFDENQGVYLHDKQTNIYYDIKNNSFSITLPEGDNKTRFEITFRNYDKELLNQTTLLEDAFEVYQDNQNAVLTILNTLGKDVLNVEMYDVTGKVVINKENLGKGNEIKFPTTNLTDGVYIVRVKTRDLSLDKKVLVSRK is encoded by the coding sequence ATGAAACAATCACTACTTTTAATCAGCTTAATTTTTGGGATTAATATAAGTGTCAAATCTCAAATGTATGTAAGTCCGGGTACTTCAGTTTTAGTGAATGATCAATTTTTATATGTTAAAGCAGATATTAGGTTAGATGATACCAGTAGGATGTATCTGAGAAATCAATCACAACTTTTACAAGCAACAACTTCAATAGGTTTGAATACAGGGACAGGGTTGTTGTCAGTCTTCCAAGAAGGGACGTCAGATAATTTTCAATATAATTATTGGTGTTCACCGGTAGGTTTTCCTGGCGGAACCTTGAATAATATGTTTGGGATTACTCAATTATATCGCCCGACCGGATTAACAACCAGTACACAAGTAGGTATTGCACCATACAGTCAGTTTGATGGTGTGGCTGATCCTTTGACCGTAGCAAGTAGATGGATCTATAAATTTTCGGCTTCAAACTCTTATTCACAATGGGTATATGTTGGAGCTTCTCATGCTGTTAATCCGGGATTAGGATTTACGATGAAAGGAGTTTCGGGGACGGATAACTTGATTGCGGATCCTGCTGAAGGTGTTGAGAATAATCCGGGTAATGCACAACGTTATGATTTTAGAGGAAAACCTTATGACGGAAATATATCAAATGCTGTTGCAACAGATAATTTAACTTTGATAGGTAATCCGTATTCCAGTGCAATAGATTTAAACTCTTTTTTAATGGATCCGCTGAATGCAGCATACATCAACGGACAAGCGTATTTTTGGGAGCAAAGTTCAACTACGCATTTTGTGTCTGAATATGACGGTGGATATGGTATTTATAATCCGGGCACAGGAATTTATACACCGGCTGATTTTTGGAATTATGATGGAGAAGGAAGTCAAGAAACAGATTTAGGCGGAACAGGAGTGGTTTATCAAAGAAGATTTTCTCCCATAGGACAAGGTTTTATGGTAAAAGGTGTAGCAAACGGAAACGTTGTTATGCGTAACAGATACAGAGTATATGTAAAAGAAGGAGCTGTTAACCTGTCTGAATTTCAAAGAGGTGGTGCTGTTTCTCAAAGAGAAGGAGTTGAAAGTGAGTATTTTGAAAGAATTCCTAATATAGCAGGAATAGATTATACTAAGATTAAGAAAACAACATCACCATACATTAGGGTTAATACGATCTATAATGATCAGGCAACACATCCTTCAACAATAGCATTTGATGATCATGCAACTAATGGCTTTGATTATGGTTACGATGGACAATCTGCTTCAGAGAATGCGTCTAAAGGTTTTTATTATATAGTTGAAGATTCACCGTTCGAATATGTTGCTACAGCAATTAAGTTTGATATAGATGTTAAAATACCAGTGGGATTTAGATGTGATGAAGAGACAAATTTTAAAGTACAGGTAGAAGGTGTTTATTCCGGATTTGATGAAAATCAAGGAGTTTATCTGCATGATAAACAAACCAATATTTATTATGATATTAAAAATAACTCATTTAGTATAACGTTGCCGGAAGGTGATAATAAAACCCGTTTTGAAATCACTTTCAGAAATTATGATAAAGAGCTACTTAACCAGACTACTTTATTAGAAGATGCTTTTGAGGTTTATCAGGATAACCAAAACGCTGTGCTTACTATTTTAAATACTTTGGGTAAAGACGTTTTGAATGTAGAAATGTATGATGTGACCGGAAAAGTAGTTATAAATAAAGAAAATCTCGGAAAAGGAAATGAAATTAAATTCCCAACAACAAATTTAACCGATGGTGTATATATTGTAAGGGTAAAAACAAGAGATTTATCTTTGGATAAAAAAGTTTTAGTCAGTAGAAAATAA
- a CDS encoding 1-aminocyclopropane-1-carboxylate deaminase/D-cysteine desulfhydrase, whose protein sequence is MNQVVDIVFPKGISLVIKREDLLHPLISGNKFRKLKYNIEEAKKQGQEVLVSFGGAFSNHILALAAAGNEYGFKTIGVIRGNELESAVEQNPTLFQARKLGMKFLFVTREEYRTKTNAEFLKKLQNRFGDFYVVPEGGTNELAVKGCEEILNEGDSQFDYVCTAVGTGGTISGIINSSFSNQKILGFSALKGDFLSDDIRKFARKNNWELIQDYNFGGYAKVNEELISFLNELYQKTAIPLDPVYTGKMVYGIIDLIEKGYFPENAKILAIHTGGLQGIRGINLVQQKKNRQTLVYDF, encoded by the coding sequence ATGAATCAGGTTGTAGATATAGTATTTCCAAAAGGAATTTCACTTGTAATTAAAAGAGAAGATCTGTTACATCCTTTAATATCCGGAAATAAGTTTCGGAAATTGAAATATAATATTGAAGAAGCAAAAAAGCAGGGGCAAGAGGTGTTAGTAAGCTTTGGTGGTGCGTTTTCCAATCATATCTTAGCATTGGCGGCAGCCGGTAATGAATATGGCTTTAAAACTATAGGAGTGATCAGAGGAAATGAACTCGAAAGTGCTGTTGAACAAAACCCGACACTTTTTCAAGCCCGAAAATTAGGAATGAAATTCCTCTTTGTTACAAGAGAAGAATACAGGACAAAGACAAATGCCGAATTCCTGAAAAAATTACAAAACAGATTCGGAGATTTTTATGTAGTGCCGGAAGGAGGAACCAATGAATTAGCGGTGAAGGGTTGTGAAGAAATATTGAATGAAGGAGATTCGCAATTCGATTATGTTTGTACCGCTGTGGGAACAGGCGGAACTATTTCCGGGATTATCAATAGTTCTTTTTCGAATCAGAAAATATTAGGATTTTCTGCCTTAAAAGGAGATTTTTTGTCTGATGATATTCGTAAATTTGCACGAAAGAACAATTGGGAACTTATTCAGGATTATAATTTTGGAGGTTATGCTAAGGTGAATGAGGAACTGATCTCTTTTTTAAATGAGTTGTATCAAAAAACGGCAATTCCATTAGATCCTGTATACACCGGAAAAATGGTTTACGGAATAATAGATTTAATTGAAAAAGGATATTTTCCGGAAAATGCTAAAATTTTAGCTATCCACACAGGGGGCTTACAAGGAATAAGAGGAATAAATTTAGTTCAACAAAAGAAAAACAGACAAACACTAGTATATGATTTTTAA
- a CDS encoding glucosaminidase domain-containing protein — translation MIFKRIGLLSLMFLIFACGSTNKVRVTTTKAEQQEKDKQLAASQSSSDASTKTETKASETLEATSKVSTTSATVSDYILQFKDVAKNNMKTYGIPASITLAQGILESGAGKGRLCLEANNHFGIKCHTGWTGPSVTHDDDAAQECFRKYNDPAESYKDHSLFLTSRSRYASLFKLDELDYEGWAKGLKAAGYATDPKYPSKLIGLIERYQLYLYDQEVASPSGEVFSASTPVVDEEPSTKEETSTTVQVEIPVSSEQAQQEVAEVIETVETAVEVSKTEVEEVADKISEGEYIVQKGDTLYSLSRRFNTTVEDLKEKNNLSDNSIAIGQILKVK, via the coding sequence ATGATTTTTAAGAGGATCGGATTACTTTCACTAATGTTTTTAATTTTTGCATGTGGAAGTACAAACAAAGTAAGAGTAACAACAACCAAAGCGGAACAACAAGAAAAAGACAAGCAATTGGCAGCAAGCCAATCGTCTTCTGATGCGTCAACAAAAACGGAGACAAAAGCTAGTGAAACTTTAGAAGCAACTTCAAAAGTGAGTACTACATCAGCTACTGTGAGCGATTATATCTTACAGTTTAAAGATGTAGCCAAAAATAATATGAAAACATACGGAATTCCGGCGAGTATTACATTAGCACAGGGTATTTTGGAATCCGGAGCAGGAAAAGGACGCCTTTGTTTAGAGGCTAACAATCACTTCGGAATCAAATGTCATACCGGATGGACAGGACCAAGCGTAACACATGATGACGATGCTGCACAAGAGTGTTTCAGGAAATATAACGATCCGGCAGAGTCATACAAAGATCATTCATTGTTCTTAACATCCAGAAGTCGCTATGCAAGCCTGTTTAAGTTAGATGAATTAGATTATGAAGGTTGGGCCAAAGGGTTAAAAGCGGCTGGCTATGCGACCGATCCTAAGTATCCTTCAAAATTGATAGGTTTAATTGAACGTTACCAGTTGTATCTGTATGATCAGGAAGTAGCTTCTCCTTCAGGAGAAGTTTTTAGTGCGTCAACACCTGTTGTTGATGAGGAACCAAGTACAAAAGAAGAAACATCAACAACAGTACAAGTGGAAATTCCGGTTAGCAGTGAGCAAGCCCAACAAGAAGTGGCGGAAGTGATTGAAACCGTTGAAACAGCTGTTGAAGTGTCAAAAACAGAAGTTGAAGAGGTTGCAGATAAGATTTCGGAAGGAGAATATATTGTTCAAAAAGGAGATACCTTATATTCACTTTCAAGACGATTCAATACTACAGTAGAAGATCTAAAAGAAAAAAATAACTTATCGGATAACAGTATTGCGATAGGACAAATTCTAAAAGTAAAATAA
- the hemL gene encoding glutamate-1-semialdehyde 2,1-aminomutase produces the protein MEYKRSSALFVEAQKVIPGGVNSPVRAFKGVGGTPIFIKEAKGAYLSDEDGNQFIDYINSWGPMILGHAYEPVVNAVIEKTKKGTSFGTPTALETEIAQLAVSMVPNIDMIRFVNSGTEACMSAIRLARGYTKRDKIVKFSGCYHGHSDSFLIAAGSGLSTFGVPNSPGVTQGTAKDTLLAQYNDADNVRDLFEANKDEIAAVIIEPVAGNMGCIPPKDGFLEALRQICTENKALLIFDEVMTGFRLAKGGAQEVFGIKADIVCFGKVIGGGLPVGAFAAREEIMSHLAPLGPVYQAGTLSGNPLAMAAGYEMLKALNNDLEIYTRLEEKTAYLEKGIKEVLKGKVPFTINRLGSMISVFFAENPVYDFETAKAADNPYFKTFFHSLLNHGVYIAPSSYETWFLTDALTYEDLDKTIEAIAKVEF, from the coding sequence ATGGAATATAAGAGAAGTAGCGCACTTTTTGTAGAAGCGCAAAAAGTAATTCCGGGCGGAGTTAATTCTCCGGTAAGAGCTTTTAAAGGAGTAGGAGGAACACCTATCTTTATAAAAGAAGCAAAAGGGGCTTATTTATCAGATGAAGACGGCAATCAGTTTATAGACTATATCAATTCCTGGGGTCCCATGATTTTAGGTCATGCTTATGAACCGGTAGTAAATGCAGTTATTGAAAAGACTAAAAAAGGAACTTCTTTCGGAACTCCTACTGCTTTGGAAACAGAAATAGCGCAGTTGGCGGTTAGTATGGTGCCTAATATCGATATGATCCGTTTTGTGAATTCCGGTACTGAGGCATGTATGAGTGCTATCCGTTTAGCCAGAGGTTATACAAAACGCGATAAGATTGTTAAATTTTCAGGATGTTACCACGGACATTCAGATTCGTTCTTAATCGCTGCAGGAAGTGGCTTAAGTACATTCGGAGTACCTAATAGCCCCGGAGTTACACAAGGAACGGCAAAAGATACTTTGTTAGCGCAATATAACGATGCAGATAATGTTCGGGACTTATTTGAAGCCAATAAAGATGAAATTGCAGCTGTTATTATTGAACCGGTTGCCGGTAATATGGGATGTATTCCGCCTAAAGATGGATTTTTAGAGGCTTTAAGACAAATTTGTACAGAGAATAAGGCTTTGCTTATTTTTGATGAAGTAATGACAGGATTTCGTTTAGCGAAAGGAGGAGCGCAAGAGGTTTTCGGAATAAAAGCTGATATTGTTTGTTTCGGAAAAGTAATAGGAGGCGGACTACCTGTCGGAGCGTTTGCTGCACGGGAAGAAATAATGTCACATTTAGCACCTCTTGGTCCTGTATATCAGGCAGGAACATTATCCGGTAACCCTTTAGCAATGGCTGCCGGTTATGAAATGTTAAAAGCTTTAAATAACGACCTGGAAATTTATACTCGCTTAGAGGAAAAAACGGCTTATTTAGAAAAAGGAATTAAAGAAGTTTTAAAAGGAAAAGTTCCTTTTACAATAAACCGATTAGGTTCTATGATTTCGGTTTTCTTTGCTGAAAATCCGGTTTACGATTTTGAAACTGCAAAAGCAGCAGATAACCCTTATTTTAAAACATTCTTCCATAGTTTGTTGAACCATGGAGTTTATATTGCGCCTTCGTCTTATGAAACATGGTTTTTAACGGATGCGTTGACGTATGAAGATTTAGATAAAACGATTGAAGCGATAGCTAAAGTTGAGTTTTAA
- a CDS encoding MATE family efflux transporter, which translates to MTLANYTKEFSYNLRLAYPIILGMLGHTVVGIVDNIMVGKLGPSELAAVSLGNSFIFIAMSLGIGFSTAITPLVAEADGKSDVKKGREAFHHGLYLCTILGVVLFTIIYFSKPLIVYMKQPDHVVELAKPYLDIVAFSLIPLIMFQAYKQFADGMSQTKYSMWATILANITNISLNYLLIYGIWFFPKLGIVGAAVGTIASRIVMLAFMHYALKSRHRFQPYFEGFSIKEIKKEVNLKIIKLGSPSAMQMFFEVALFTGAIWLSGSLGTNSQAANQIALSLASFTFMFASGLSVAAMIRVGNQKGLEDYAKLRLVAFSIFLLTVFLEIIFALTFLLLHEHLPKLFLDLKDVENLEKNLEVVSVASKLLLIAAIFQISDGLQVVVLGALRGLQDVKVPMYITFIAYWLVGFPISIYLGLFTTLGATGIWIGLSAGLTVAAVILFMRFNSETKHMVLKSLEEE; encoded by the coding sequence ATGACGTTAGCAAACTATACCAAAGAATTCTCGTACAATCTCCGATTGGCATACCCTATCATTCTTGGAATGTTAGGACATACAGTTGTTGGGATTGTAGACAATATCATGGTAGGGAAGCTAGGACCTTCAGAACTGGCTGCTGTTTCGCTGGGAAATAGTTTTATATTTATAGCTATGTCTTTAGGAATAGGTTTCTCAACAGCGATAACTCCTTTAGTTGCTGAAGCTGACGGGAAATCAGACGTAAAAAAGGGAAGAGAAGCTTTTCACCACGGATTGTACCTTTGTACCATTTTAGGTGTTGTTTTATTTACAATCATCTATTTTTCAAAACCGTTAATTGTATACATGAAACAACCGGATCATGTTGTTGAATTAGCCAAACCTTATCTGGACATTGTTGCTTTTTCACTTATTCCGTTAATCATGTTTCAGGCCTATAAGCAGTTTGCTGACGGAATGAGTCAAACCAAATATTCTATGTGGGCTACTATTTTAGCCAATATAACTAATATCTCACTCAACTACTTACTGATTTACGGTATTTGGTTTTTTCCTAAATTAGGCATCGTGGGAGCTGCTGTAGGAACAATCGCTTCACGTATTGTAATGTTGGCATTCATGCATTATGCTTTAAAATCAAGGCATAGATTCCAACCTTATTTTGAAGGTTTTTCTATAAAAGAGATCAAAAAAGAGGTCAATCTGAAAATCATCAAATTAGGATCTCCTTCTGCCATGCAGATGTTCTTTGAAGTAGCTTTATTTACAGGAGCCATCTGGCTTTCCGGAAGTCTTGGAACTAATAGTCAGGCCGCAAATCAGATCGCACTTAGCTTAGCTTCATTCACCTTTATGTTTGCTTCAGGACTTAGTGTAGCTGCCATGATCAGAGTTGGTAATCAAAAAGGTTTGGAAGATTATGCAAAATTGCGATTAGTAGCTTTTTCTATATTCTTACTAACTGTTTTTCTGGAAATCATATTTGCATTAACATTCTTATTACTGCACGAACACCTACCTAAATTATTTCTGGATCTGAAGGATGTAGAAAATCTGGAAAAAAATTTAGAAGTTGTCTCTGTGGCCTCTAAACTGCTATTAATTGCTGCTATATTCCAGATATCTGACGGTTTACAAGTTGTAGTTCTTGGTGCTTTACGTGGCTTACAAGATGTAAAAGTACCCATGTACATTACTTTTATAGCCTATTGGCTCGTCGGTTTTCCTATTTCGATTTATTTAGGATTATTTACTACCTTAGGAGCAACCGGAATCTGGATCGGACTTTCCGCCGGATTAACAGTAGCCGCTGTTATCTTATTTATGAGATTTAACAGCGAAACCAAACACATGGTTTTAAAAAGCCTTGAAGAAGAATAA
- a CDS encoding PPK2 family polyphosphate kinase codes for MKNISIETLKVSTPIQLNNIPTFIDIETSEKKKEKELQKIREKLSKLQDKMYAHNKYGVLICLQGMDTAGKDSLIREVFKEFNARGVVVYSFKTPNGNELEHDYLWRHYLALPEKGKFSVFNRTHYENVLVTRVHPEYIMNERIPGINSVEDITPEFWNDRFESINHFEKHISSNGVIVLKFYLHLGKEEQRQRLLRRLEKEDHNWKFSPADLKERELWQEYQTYYEEAINATSKKHAPWYIIPADNKETSRYLVAKTILEELQKYTDIKEPELEQEVKDNIKFYHDKLATEE; via the coding sequence ATGAAAAACATCTCCATAGAAACTTTAAAAGTCTCAACTCCTATTCAACTCAATAACATTCCTACTTTTATCGATATTGAAACTTCGGAAAAGAAGAAAGAAAAAGAACTCCAAAAAATACGGGAAAAGCTCAGCAAACTACAAGACAAAATGTATGCTCATAATAAATACGGTGTACTCATTTGCTTGCAAGGAATGGATACTGCCGGAAAAGACAGCTTAATTCGTGAAGTTTTTAAAGAATTTAATGCTCGTGGAGTTGTTGTATACAGCTTTAAAACTCCTAATGGCAACGAATTAGAACATGATTATTTATGGCGTCATTATTTAGCTTTGCCGGAAAAAGGTAAATTCTCTGTTTTTAACCGAACTCATTACGAGAATGTTCTGGTTACCCGAGTACATCCGGAATATATCATGAACGAGCGAATTCCGGGAATTAATTCCGTTGAAGACATTACACCTGAATTCTGGAACGATCGCTTTGAAAGCATCAATCATTTTGAAAAGCATATTTCGTCCAACGGCGTTATTGTACTGAAATTTTATTTACATCTAGGCAAAGAAGAACAGCGTCAACGTTTGCTTCGCCGTCTGGAAAAAGAAGATCACAACTGGAAATTCTCTCCTGCTGATCTAAAAGAAAGGGAGCTTTGGCAAGAGTACCAGACCTACTATGAAGAAGCCATTAATGCAACCTCTAAAAAACATGCACCATGGTACATCATTCCGGCTGACAATAAAGAAACTTCCCGCTATTTAGTAGCAAAAACGATCTTGGAAGAGCTTCAAAAATATACTGATATCAAAGAACCGGAACTGGAACAAGAAGTAAAAGACAACATTAAATTTTATCATGATAAATTAGCAACGGAAGAATAA
- a CDS encoding phospholipid scramblase family protein, with the protein MEIAAVLNKNLFLIKEHIGIFKASNNFDIFDLENGKMIMTCREPNLGFFTKLFRFTDYKRMTPFEIEIKDEHQNILMVIKRGITLFRSDVEVFDVKNQLLGIFKQKIFSVGGKFEVFDKHDRPLCTLKGKWTGWDFSFLDKNNAEIAHVSKKWAGIGKEFFTSADNYVIEIRDRVAENDPIRYLIIATVMCIDMVLKE; encoded by the coding sequence TTGGAAATAGCAGCTGTATTGAATAAAAATTTATTTCTTATTAAAGAACATATCGGCATATTCAAAGCCTCGAACAACTTTGATATTTTTGACTTGGAAAACGGTAAAATGATTATGACTTGTCGTGAGCCTAATTTGGGGTTTTTTACAAAATTGTTTCGTTTTACGGATTATAAAAGAATGACGCCGTTTGAAATTGAAATTAAAGATGAGCATCAAAATATTTTAATGGTAATTAAGCGAGGGATCACTTTATTCCGATCTGATGTTGAAGTTTTTGACGTAAAAAATCAGCTTTTGGGAATCTTTAAACAAAAAATCTTTTCAGTAGGAGGCAAGTTTGAGGTTTTTGATAAACATGATCGCCCTTTATGTACTTTAAAAGGAAAGTGGACAGGGTGGGATTTTAGTTTTCTGGATAAAAATAATGCGGAAATTGCACATGTGTCTAAAAAATGGGCAGGTATTGGAAAAGAATTTTTTACAAGCGCTGATAATTATGTGATTGAGATTCGGGATAGGGTTGCGGAAAATGACCCGATTCGCTATTTGATTATAGCCACAGTAATGTGCATCGATATGGTATTAAAAGAATAG
- a CDS encoding Spy/CpxP family protein refolding chaperone: MKKLFLMAILATGMVAFAQEREGRKGHDREQLTPEQRTELRVKKMTLDLDLNEKQQTEIKKLLTEQEAKRKAKMDEMKKLKETEAKPTADQRYEMQKERLDAQIDFKNKMKNILSKEQMQKWEEINAEREKMHKGERNKKMRKPSED; this comes from the coding sequence ATGAAAAAATTATTTTTAATGGCAATTTTAGCAACCGGAATGGTCGCTTTTGCACAAGAACGAGAAGGAAGAAAAGGACACGACAGAGAACAACTTACTCCTGAACAGAGAACGGAGCTACGAGTAAAGAAAATGACTTTAGATCTTGATCTTAATGAAAAGCAACAAACAGAGATCAAAAAGTTGCTAACAGAGCAAGAGGCCAAAAGAAAGGCTAAAATGGATGAAATGAAAAAATTGAAAGAAACAGAAGCAAAACCAACCGCAGATCAAAGATATGAAATGCAAAAGGAACGTTTAGATGCTCAGATCGATTTCAAAAACAAAATGAAAAATATTTTATCCAAAGAACAAATGCAGAAATGGGAAGAAATAAATGCCGAAAGGGAAAAAATGCATAAAGGAGAAAGAAATAAAAAAATGAGAAAGCCTAGCGAGGATTAA
- a CDS encoding MbnP family protein: MKLQLKNIIVALTIAIGLTACSNDDSSGEVTGNGTLELKFDNTYGDADLIFNAPYTNSNGEVVKINKAIYIISNVVLTKEDGTTFTVPKEDSYFFINEEDAISSYVTISIPDVPAANYTKVSFGVGVDEAQFLQGQEGQGNLLERAQAIGMTWSWAAGYKFVRMEGTYTSSIATDDTVFMVHTGKTGEIYNYAQIEVDLPDQALVRANITPQVHIMADLQQIIDGTTVINFDEGTSVMGGSKVQSIMANNVPGMFHVDHVHND, from the coding sequence ATGAAACTACAATTAAAAAATATTATAGTGGCATTAACTATTGCCATTGGTTTAACAGCGTGTTCAAATGACGATTCTTCAGGTGAAGTAACAGGAAATGGTACACTTGAGTTGAAATTCGATAACACTTATGGTGATGCAGATCTGATCTTCAATGCACCTTATACAAATAGTAACGGAGAAGTAGTAAAAATTAACAAAGCTATTTATATTATCAGTAATGTTGTTTTGACAAAAGAGGACGGAACTACTTTCACTGTTCCTAAGGAAGATAGCTATTTCTTTATCAATGAGGAAGATGCCATTAGCAGCTATGTAACGATTAGTATTCCTGATGTGCCGGCTGCTAATTATACGAAAGTTTCTTTTGGAGTGGGTGTTGATGAGGCTCAGTTTCTACAAGGACAAGAAGGTCAGGGCAATTTATTAGAGCGCGCTCAGGCTATAGGAATGACTTGGTCTTGGGCAGCAGGCTATAAGTTTGTTCGTATGGAAGGAACTTATACATCATCAATAGCTACAGATGATACTGTCTTTATGGTGCATACCGGTAAAACAGGAGAAATTTATAATTATGCTCAGATTGAAGTTGACCTGCCGGATCAAGCCTTAGTAAGAGCAAATATTACTCCTCAGGTACATATTATGGCCGATCTGCAACAAATCATTGACGGAACAACAGTTATTAATTTTGATGAAGGAACCTCTGTTATGGGAGGATCTAAAGTGCAAAGTATTATGGCGAATAATGTTCCCGGAATGTTTCATGTAGATCATGTTCATAACGATTAA
- a CDS encoding cytochrome-c peroxidase gives MKKVFALIAGLFAISCSSDSEAEYQNIPINYQAPSNFPPMAYDLTNNPLTEKGFELGKKIFYDGRLSSDGTISCGFCHIQENGFTHHGHNFSHGVGEAIGRRNAPAVQNMAYQTLFMWDGATEHIEMMPMIPILSEIEMNGNFVDIITMMQNDSDYQKLFKQAFEDGAINSENMLKALAQFMTMLTSSNSRFDKYRRNESGGDLTVDELEGYDLFNQKCASCHATDLFTDNSLRNNGLPINPAINDLGHYDITEQEVDKYKFKVPSLRNIEVTAPYMHDGRFYTLEAVLNHYQNGIVNTENLDPALSDNGSLGIPLTEDEKVKIIAFLKTLTDNEFLTDSRFSEF, from the coding sequence ATGAAAAAAGTATTTGCGTTAATCGCCGGGTTATTTGCGATAAGCTGTTCTTCTGATAGTGAAGCCGAATATCAAAATATTCCGATCAATTATCAGGCACCGTCAAATTTTCCTCCTATGGCTTATGATCTGACGAATAATCCTTTAACGGAAAAAGGTTTTGAATTAGGGAAGAAAATTTTTTATGACGGGAGATTGTCTTCTGACGGAACTATTTCCTGTGGCTTTTGTCATATTCAGGAAAACGGATTTACGCATCATGGACACAATTTCAGTCATGGTGTAGGAGAAGCAATTGGCAGGCGAAATGCTCCGGCGGTTCAAAATATGGCGTACCAGACGCTCTTCATGTGGGACGGAGCAACGGAACATATCGAAATGATGCCTATGATACCTATTTTGTCAGAAATTGAAATGAACGGTAATTTTGTAGACATCATTACGATGATGCAAAATGACAGTGATTATCAGAAACTATTTAAACAAGCATTTGAGGACGGAGCTATTAACTCCGAGAATATGTTGAAAGCTTTGGCGCAGTTTATGACTATGCTGACATCCTCTAACTCTCGTTTTGATAAATACAGAAGGAATGAATCCGGAGGGGATTTAACAGTTGATGAATTAGAAGGTTACGATTTGTTTAATCAAAAATGTGCCTCTTGTCATGCAACGGATCTGTTTACGGATAATTCGCTTCGCAATAACGGATTGCCGATAAATCCAGCAATAAACGATTTAGGACATTATGATATAACCGAACAGGAAGTCGATAAATATAAGTTCAAAGTGCCAAGTTTACGCAATATAGAAGTTACGGCACCTTATATGCATGACGGACGGTTCTATACTTTAGAAGCGGTGCTGAACCATTACCAGAATGGTATTGTGAATACTGAAAATTTGGATCCCGCTTTGAGCGATAACGGATCTTTAGGTATTCCGTTAACAGAAGATGAAAAAGTAAAGATCATTGCTTTTTTAAAGACATTAACTGATAATGAGTTTTTGACAGACTCGCGTTTCTCTGAATTTTAA